A section of the Primulina eburnea isolate SZY01 chromosome 1, ASM2296580v1, whole genome shotgun sequence genome encodes:
- the LOC140831886 gene encoding uncharacterized protein yields the protein MATSVDSHSPANLNKGSPSLIGHSSSPPLFSPSSDKRFWSTLHSRIDTLLENRKPAEQAAPAELNATAVDRSKRMKEDSMLLMRGFDSVAQTLSQLSDNIENALQGARNLARPPTLTEIINATLEKAKSEGNLSREKVSKEEDDTEEEEQRGLKRKLEESQDASGEESYNYCKEKGESPKEMEKIKKAKNMAISMATKASALARELRTIKSDLSFMQERCALLEEENRKLRNGSAKEIRPDEDDLVRLQLEALLAEKSRLANENSNLTRENLCLHQLVEYHQLTSQDLSASYENFCRDMCLDFSSPAETDADRCQNTHPKTPDAEFLAYSKSLNECYDDEHY from the exons ATGGCAACTTCAGTAGATTCTCACTCCCCTGCTAACCTCAACAAG GGTTCTCCGAGCTTGATTGGTCACTCTTCGTCTCCTCCCTTGTTTAGCCCCTCCTCTGATAAGCGTTTCTGGAGCACGCTTCACAGCCGAATCGACACACTACTCGAGAACCGGAAGCCTGCCGAGCAGGCAGCGCCCGCGGAACTG AACGCCACAGCAGTTGATCGGTCGAAACGAATGAAGGAGGATTCTATGCTTTTGATGAGAGGGTTCGACTCTGTTGCGCAGACCCTTTCGCAGCTGTCTGACAATATAGAGAACGCCCTTCAG ggaGCTAGAAATCTAGCTAGGCCACCCACATTGACCGAAATAATTAATGCCACCCTTGAAAAAGCTAAATCTGAAGGAAATTTATCTCGGGAAAAAGTTAGTAAAGAAGAAGATGATACTGAAGAAGAAGAACAAAGGGGATTGAAGAGGAAATTGGAGGAATCCCAAGATGCTTCAGGGGAAGAATCTTATAATTATTGTAAAGAAAAAGGAGAGAGCccaaaagaaatggagaaaatcaAGAAAGCGAAAAAT ATGGCAATTTCCATGGCGACTAAAGCTTCTGCCTTGGCGAGAGAATTGAGGACCATCAAATCAGATTTAAGCTTTATGCAAGAGAGATGTGCTCTACTAGAGGAAGAGAACAGAAAACTTCGTAATGGATCCGCCAAAGAGATCCGTCCagatgaagatgatctg GTAAGGCTTCAACTGGAGGCACTTCTAGCAGAAAAATCTCGTTTAGCAAACGAAAACTCTAACTTGACAAGAGAAAACCTATGCCTCCATCAGCTAGTGGAGTACCATCAGCTAACCTCACAAGATCTCTCTGCATCTTATGAGAACTTCTGCAGAGACATGTGCCTAGATTTTTCTTCTCCTGCTGAAACCGACGCTGACAGATGTCAAAATACACATCCAAAAACCCCAGATGCAGAATTCTTAGCATACTCCAAGTCACTGAACGAATGCTACGATGATGAACATTACTAG
- the LOC140831895 gene encoding uncharacterized protein isoform X2 produces MGRKRMAETTLNKGKISNDCLETAIATLENHSHSSSVNTSEAVNAGNTVHSTSNGLSAKKSNTRAMDVVVRRSCRLMNSSPRYERLQMKPTMGHINISESKGEEIPFVQQANTGNILNERVMSEELPLVRPVVNAPITNEKTMEAEIPHVVSIGTVSIVNDKKMAEKFEFLIKVFDEFVSKTDKQVNKALNEDSFTDLNYKSLYIGSQKKMEGLMEENFHLSRKLEFALGKIEAYEKMTGIMCASKEVVLFSNPSPQKKHASQSRIGHETSSPEPKKRMRTYKNKNAVS; encoded by the exons ATGGGTCGGAAAAGGATGGCTGAAACAACTCTCAATAAG GGAAAAATCTCCAATGATTGTTTAGAGACAGCAATTGCGACTTTGGAAAACCACTCTCATTCTAGCAGTGTAAACACTTCCGAAGCTGTGAATGCTGGCAATACCGTGCATTCGACGTCCAACGGCTTATCAGCAAAGAAGAGCAACACACGGGCTATGGATGTGGTTGTCCGAAGATCTTGTCGTCTTATGAACTCATCCCCACGTTATGAGAGGCTACAGATGAAACCTACTATGGGGCATATAAATATTTCTGAGAGTAAAGGGGAAGAAATACCCTTTGTTCAGCAAGCAAATACTGGGAATATTCTAAACGAAAGAGTCATGAGCGAAGAACTACCACTTGTCCGACCAGTTGTGAATGCGCCAATCACAAACGAGAAAACCATGGAGGCAGAAATACCCCATGTTGTGAGTATCGGTACTGTGTCGATTGTGAATGACAAAAAAATGGCAGAAAAATTTGAATTTCTGATTAAAGTATTTGACGAATTCGTGTCTAAG ACTGATAAACAGGTTAACAAGGCATTGAACGAGGACTCATTCACTGACTTAAACTACAAAAGCCTATACATCGGCTCACAGAAGAAG ATGGAGGGCTTGATGGAAGAAAATTTTCATCTATCCCGGAAATTGGAATTTGCCCTTGGAAAAATTGAAGCG TATGAGAAGATGACGGGTATTATGTGTGCCTCAAAGGAAGTAGTTTTATTCTCAAATCCATCACCTCAAAAGAAGCACGCCTCTCAAAGTCGCATTGGTCATGAGACATCATCTCCGGAGCCGAAGAAGCGCATGCGcacatacaaaaataaaaatgcgGTCTCTTGA
- the LOC140831895 gene encoding uncharacterized protein isoform X1: MGRKRMAETTLNKGKISNDCLETAIATLENHSHSSSVNTSEAVNAGNTVHSTSNGLSAKKSNTRAMDVVVRRSCRLMNSSPRYERLQMKPTMGHINISESKGEEIPFVQQANTGNILNERVMSEELPLVRPVVNAPITNEKTMEAEIPHVVSIGTVSIVNDKKMAEKFEFLIKVFDEFVSKLQQTDKQVNKALNEDSFTDLNYKSLYIGSQKKMEGLMEENFHLSRKLEFALGKIEAYEKMTGIMCASKEVVLFSNPSPQKKHASQSRIGHETSSPEPKKRMRTYKNKNAVS, encoded by the exons ATGGGTCGGAAAAGGATGGCTGAAACAACTCTCAATAAG GGAAAAATCTCCAATGATTGTTTAGAGACAGCAATTGCGACTTTGGAAAACCACTCTCATTCTAGCAGTGTAAACACTTCCGAAGCTGTGAATGCTGGCAATACCGTGCATTCGACGTCCAACGGCTTATCAGCAAAGAAGAGCAACACACGGGCTATGGATGTGGTTGTCCGAAGATCTTGTCGTCTTATGAACTCATCCCCACGTTATGAGAGGCTACAGATGAAACCTACTATGGGGCATATAAATATTTCTGAGAGTAAAGGGGAAGAAATACCCTTTGTTCAGCAAGCAAATACTGGGAATATTCTAAACGAAAGAGTCATGAGCGAAGAACTACCACTTGTCCGACCAGTTGTGAATGCGCCAATCACAAACGAGAAAACCATGGAGGCAGAAATACCCCATGTTGTGAGTATCGGTACTGTGTCGATTGTGAATGACAAAAAAATGGCAGAAAAATTTGAATTTCTGATTAAAGTATTTGACGAATTCGTGTCTAAG CTTCAACAGACTGATAAACAGGTTAACAAGGCATTGAACGAGGACTCATTCACTGACTTAAACTACAAAAGCCTATACATCGGCTCACAGAAGAAG ATGGAGGGCTTGATGGAAGAAAATTTTCATCTATCCCGGAAATTGGAATTTGCCCTTGGAAAAATTGAAGCG TATGAGAAGATGACGGGTATTATGTGTGCCTCAAAGGAAGTAGTTTTATTCTCAAATCCATCACCTCAAAAGAAGCACGCCTCTCAAAGTCGCATTGGTCATGAGACATCATCTCCGGAGCCGAAGAAGCGCATGCGcacatacaaaaataaaaatgcgGTCTCTTGA